One Polypterus senegalus isolate Bchr_013 chromosome 10, ASM1683550v1, whole genome shotgun sequence DNA segment encodes these proteins:
- the LOC120538092 gene encoding histone H2B 3-like — protein sequence MPEPKSAPAPKKGSKKAVSKTQAKGGKKRKRTRKESYAIYVYKVLKQVHPDTGISSKAMGIMNSFVNDIFERIAGEASRLAHYNKRSTISSREIQTAVRLLLPGELAKHAVSEGTKAVTKYTSSK from the coding sequence ATGCCTGAACCGAAATCTGCGCCCGCACCCAAGAAGGGTTCCAAGAAAGCCGTTTCAAAAACCCAAGCTAAAGGTGGAAAGAAGCGCAAGAGGACTAGGAAGGAAAGCTACGCCATTTACGTGTACAAGGTGCTTAAGCAAGTCCATCCCGACACGGGGATTTCTTCTAAGGCGATGGGAATTATGAATTCATTCGTGAATGACATCTTCGAGCGTATCGCTGGTGAGGCTTCTCGTCTAGCGCACTACAACAAGCGCTCCACTATCTCTTCCCGGGAGATCCAGACTGCCGTTAGGCTTCTCCTTCCCGGAGAGTTGGCTAAACACGCCGTGTCCGAGGGCACCAAGGCAGTTACCAAGTATACCAGCTCAAAGTAA